The sequence CCCGCAGTGGCGCCAGGAGGGGCGCGAGGGGGCCTCGAGGCCTCGGGCGGGCCAGGGCCTCGCTTTGGAGGTCGAGGCCGCGCTCCCAGGCGGCGAAGCGGGTCCCGAAGGCCTGGCGGGTCAGACGGCCGGCGACGTGGAATTGCAAGAGCATCGCCAGCGAGTCCGTCAGCGTCGTTGCGCCGTCTTGGGGGCGGCGCAGGCCAAAGTGTTCTTCCAAGGAGTGACCGAGCAGGATGCCCGTCAACATCCCGCCCTGCTGAAATAGCGTCTGTAGGGGCCCTTCGCGAACGGCCCCTACGGGGTTGGCATATCTACGATACGCCGCGCCGCTCGTCCAGCCCGCCAACTTCAATCCCCCCAAGACCAGGTAGCTCGAGGCAAAGTCCCTCCCTAAGGCCGCCCCACTCCAATCCTGCCTTCTCCCCAGGACTTCATTTCCCAAGCGCCCCGCCAGGGTGAAGGCCGGGGCCTCCAGCGCGAAGCCGGTTAAAGAAGCCAGGCGCCCCGCGCCTAGGATCTGCGTCAAAATCCCCGGATGCTGCGTCGCGGCCAAGCGCGATAGCATCGCCAGGCGCGTCATCCGAAACACCGCCCCCGCCGTCCCCATGGCAAAGAGCATCGCTGGGTCGCTGGATTGCTGGGCGAGATTTCTTAAGAGAAACTCCGCGCGGGGACCAAAGGCGCCGCGGCCCAAGATCGCATCCAGGCCCTCTTGTGCGCGGGTCCGTAGGGGCCCTTCGCGAAGGGCCCCTACAGCGTCGGCTTCCTGCGCCACCACCGCGTACAACTCCGCCGCCGCCTCCAGGCGCCCCGCCGCCTCTTCCCGCCGGGCTAGGGCCAGCAGGCCCTCGGCGCGCAGCTCCGCGTCGCCCTCGACCGCCAAGGCCTCGAGTTCGCGGCGCAGGGCAAGGGGCCCGTGCGGAAGTCGTGAAAGAATGGGGTGGATCTCCGGCATTGCCGCATGGGACGCGGCGTAGGGCCTCGGGGTTACAGAAAAGAAGGAATATGCCGCGCGAAGGCGGGGACAAATCTCGGGCTCCAAGGACTCCTCCGATACCTACCCGTTCGGCCCCCGATCTCCTCGCCTAGCGGGAATGCCTCGGAAATGAAATACGGAAAAAAAATTTTCGCACCTTTTTGGTGACGCACACGACAAATCCCTCGTCCATAGAAAATCGAATTTTCCCCTTGGCCGGGCTGGGCTGTGTGACAAAGGCCTCAGGGGGCGACCTTAAAGGTCATTGAAATTTCATGGCTTTCTAGATGTACTGGATTCCGTCCAGAAAGCCTTTGACAACGCTTCTTCTGTCTCTTTAAAAGGACGTATTCCGGGAGGTTGGTGCCATGTTCGAGATCCACGATGAAAGACTGGGACGACTCAAGATCTTCAACGTCACCGAGGCGCGTGCGAATTTCGCCGAGGTGCTCAAGGAGGACGAGGCCAAAGTGGTGGTCACCCGCCACGGCCGGCCGACGAAGATCCTGATTCGCTATGACGAATACTTAAGCCTGATGGGCGCCGCGGCGCAGCATCTCCCTACCGAGTTCCCTGAGGCCCAGGCCTCGCCCGCCTCGGTCATTATCGGCTCCGAGGACGAGAAGCCCGGCCGCAGCGCCAATGCCCTGCCCCCCAAGTGGGTGCAGCGCGAGGCCGAGCAGCTGGTCAGCTCGCTGAAGGGCCTCTTCAACAAGTAAGAATTCTTTATAAAGTGTTTGAAAAGTCCGCCGGCCGCCACGCCGCGCGGACTTTTTTTTGGCCGCCGCCTTCCACTTAGCGGGGCACCGGGACCGGCTTCATCAAGGGGCGGGTCGGCGCGGGAGTCGGCGCCGGCAGCGGCGCGCGGGGCATGGGGACGGGCTTCATCACCGGACTCGGCGCGATCGGGGCGGCGGGCGGCGCGGGCCGCGTCTCGGGACCGGGGGCCGCCGGCGACGGCGCCCGGCCCAGCTGATAGCGGGCGACCGCGGCATTGTGCTCGTCCAAGGTGGCCGAGAAGAAGTGAGAGCCGTCCCCCTTCGCGACGAAGAAGAGGTAGTTGCTGGCGGCGGGGCTCAGCGCCGCCTCGAGGCTGGCCAGGCCGGGCGAGGCGATGGGCCCGGGCGGCAGGCC comes from Deltaproteobacteria bacterium PRO3 and encodes:
- a CDS encoding type II toxin-antitoxin system Phd/YefM family antitoxin, giving the protein MFEIHDERLGRLKIFNVTEARANFAEVLKEDEAKVVVTRHGRPTKILIRYDEYLSLMGAAAQHLPTEFPEAQASPASVIIGSEDEKPGRSANALPPKWVQREAEQLVSSLKGLFNK